From Hydra vulgaris chromosome 07, alternate assembly HydraT2T_AEP, a single genomic window includes:
- the LOC136082195 gene encoding uncharacterized protein LOC136082195 translates to MECARGNTILNNKKINKMPPKKKARSNRLDEIFLVKNLISKLPAKRFATAKELIQYYLFLRKSKCETKVKCLVGCPNKSSSFIPNCPVNQSDCCILSKLMDPWIHGGFKVLTIQKLRIKVEKLLKEWVKLKDKRNRANPAEVKKRHLFEEQMNKVFWIGEHPHVMFEEILKDKMRRVKDKEEDIAFLKDQLGERKGFLGGRDKRYEYSVERNKRSKSNLEKELSVVLDTNDLDYLSSSSDTSDNLGQETDIDFDCNEIPNIQNSVLLPKNILESTAHTAVGEGITPHQHTALISSVIVMAGGSVANFKCSKSTSYRAAENIISAGAKEIREYIKNAVVSSDSLMTIHFDGKIVNELTAGKQLRKDRIAVLVRIDGKTELLGIPPIESSSGDNQKQAIFELMEFFGLEDKVKCICFDTTSANTGVWQGTCMRLVRQIQRPLLLIACRHHVIERHITHFWKIYPSSKTSGPQNKLFEFLKKNWNNIDNETKELKRILLPPGTWIYTQKLAAIQFCNNVINLKIFKKDGNVRKEYHELAELTLMVLSSNSFKFHLPGPVHHSRFMGKGLYYLKLYLLMNEIPNLTDNEKEEITGMVLLISLFYTEWFLKAELSSLAPAQDMKAYWQMKRFEEWNLHGSQAVVSSILRHTWYLDPTLVVFALADEKCRERGDMAKKLYSLQRCPIDSFPLERQIMDQSVLKSLNFSKDEPPSLAPLITDKSWLVFDMLRHGKAETQWMKIPPEFWEFNDFYLEFRATVTGLDVVNDCSERAIKLVQDLINRANSEEKRQNTLLFTNNYKKNRKSRKKN, encoded by the exons ATGGAATGTGCACGTGGAAACACAAT attaaataataaaaaaattaataaaatgccaccaaaaaaaaaagctagaagTAATAGATtggatgaaatatttttagttaaaaatttaatctccAAACTTCCAGCAAAGAGATTCGCAACTGCTAAAGAGTTAATTCAATATTATCTCTTTCTACGAAAATCAAAATGTGAAACAAAAGTGAAATGCTTAGTAGGTTGTCCTAACAAAAGTTCTTCTTTTATACCTAACTGCCCAGTTAATCAGTCTGACTGCTGCATACTATCTAAACTGATGGATCCTTGGATACATGGTGGATTTAAAGTGCTTACAATACAAAAGCTTAG gaTTAAAGTTGAGAAATTGTTAAAGGAGTGGgtgaaattaaaagataaaagaaacaGAGCAAATCCTGCTGAAGTAAAAAAGAGACATTTATTTGAAGAACAAATGAATAAAGTATTTTGGATTGGAGAACACCCTCATGTTATGTTTGAAGAAAtactaaaagataaaatgagAAGAGTGAAAGACAAGGAAGAagatattgcttttttaaaagacCAGCTTGGGGAAAGGAAAGGATTTCTTGGAGGTAGAGATAAAAGATatgagtattctgttgaaagaaataaaagaagcaaatcaaatttagaaaaagagCTATCAGTAGTGTTAGATACAAATGATTTAGATTATCTAAGTTCTTCTAGTGACACTAGCGACAATTTAGGCCAGGAAACAGATATCGACTTTGATTGTAACGAGATTCCTAATATTCAAAATTCTGTTCTTCTTCCTAAAAATATACTTGAATCTACCGCTCATACAGCAGTTGGGGAGGGTATAACACCCCACCAACATACAGCTTTGATTAGTAGTGTTATTGTCATGGCTGGTGGTTCTGTAGCAAACTTCAAGTGTTCTAAATCCACATCTTACAGAGCTGCAGAGAACATAATATCTGCCGGAGCAAAAGAAATAAGggaatatataaaaaacgcTGTAGTTTCATCAGACTCACTAATGACCATACACTTTGATGGAAAAATAGTCAATGAATTGACGGCCGGAAAGCAATTAAGAAAAGATAGAATTGCAGTTTTGGTAAGAATTGATGGGAAAACAGAACTACTTGGCATTCCTCCAATAGAGTCTAGTTCAGGGGATAATCAAAAGCAAGCTATTTTTGAATTAATGGAGTTTTTTGGATTAGAAGATAAAGTTAAATGTATCTGCTTTGACACAACTTCAGCAAATACAGGTGTTTGGCAAGGTACTTGCATGAGATTAGTTCGTCAAATTCAACGCCCATTGTTGCTGATTGCATGTAGACATCATGTAATTGAGCGGCACATAACTCATTTCTGGAAGATTTACCCTAGCAGCAAAACTTCTGGTCCACAAAACAAACTAtttgaatttctaaaaaaaaattggaacaatATAGATAATGAAACTAAGGAACTGAAAAGAATATTATTACCACCTGGAACATGGATATATACTCAAAAATTAGCTGCTATTCAGTTTTGTAATAATGTGATCAAtttaaagatctttaaaaag gATGGAAATGTTAGAAAAGAATACCATGAGCTAGCTGAACTTACTTTAATGGTTCTATCGTCAAATAgctttaaatttcatttaccCGGACCAGTTCACCATTCAAGATTCATGGGAAAAggtttatactatttaaaattatatcttttaatgaatgaaatCCCAAACCTCACTGacaatgaaaaagaagaaataactGGTATGGTTTTATTGATTTCTCTATTCTATACAGAGTGGTTTCTAAAAGCAGAGCTAAGCTCTTTAGCACCAGCACAG gaTATGAAAGCTTATTGGCAAATGAAAAGGTTTGAGGAATGGAATCTACATGGCTCCCAGGCTGTTGTGAGCTCTATTCTCAGACATACTTGGTATCTGGATCCCACTTTGGTAGTTTTCGCCCTAGCAGATGAAAAATGTAGGGAACGTGGTGATATGGCCAAGAAACTGTATAGTTTACAAAGATGTCCAATTGACAGTTTCCCTTTGGAGCGCCAAATAATGGACCAATCTGTATTGAAAAGTCTTAACTTCAGTAAAGATGAGCCTCCTAGTTTAGCTCCATTAATAACAGACAAGTCGTGGCTAGTTTTTGACATGCTTAGACATGGAAAGGCAGAAACTCAATGGATGAAGATACCTCCAGAGTTTTGGGAATTCAATGATTTTTATCTAGAATTTAGAGCAACAGTCACGGGACTTGATGTTGTTAATGACTGCTCTGAGAGGGCGATTAAGTTAGTTCAAGACCTAATAAACAGAGCAAATTCCGAGGAGAAAAGGCAGAACACCCTTCTCTTTACAAATAATTacaagaaaaacagaaaaagtagaaaaaaaaattga